Proteins encoded together in one Microcebus murinus isolate Inina chromosome 16, M.murinus_Inina_mat1.0, whole genome shotgun sequence window:
- the FAM187B gene encoding protein FAM187B isoform X1 has product MSRRCRPRPLSQSTMLSPLLLLLGFAVPALGVYVSVSCPRGKQCQRALLSGNDVLLHCNSPGAHWHYLFAHAGDLPPFNITHLSNVETLPEGSLVIREPSPSQTGVYSCLDKNGSRVARYDVDFQDATVLHVTHRDLGQQPLENGSVHLNSKELIFTLWEPWQDCNRCGEPGERKRLGYCYVQEPLEEPTPCWLYLGEVDLWSNRMRPELQVESCHVQCQHRPSMGVGYITFDSFQLNEESEFVWLSCPLGSIYRPVTWEADDTLLTWQSQLSGEALNTFLDPSTGGRQLQVFRAAIYRCFVQQEFMAQFNPKSSPEALEAQRDGSGARPQVAPEILWWKAGSVLTGLKLALLAGTLLALAGLMLRFCRPSQGAKRDCVVLVK; this is encoded by the exons ATGTCCAGGCGGTGCCGGCCACGGCCACTGTCCCAGTCCACCATGCTGAGCCCCCTGTTGCTGCTGCTCGGCTTCGCCGTCCCGGCGCTGGGGGTCTACGTCTCGGTCAGCTGCCCCAGAGGCAAGCAGTGCCAGCGGGCCCTGCTCTCGGGCAATGACGTCCTGCTGCACTGCAACTCCCCGGGGGCGCACTGGCATTACCTCTTCGCGCACGCCGGTGACCTGCCGCCCTTCAACATCACCCACCTTTCCAACGTAGAGACCCTGCCCGAGGGCAGCCTGGTCATCCGAGAACCGTCGCCCTCCCAGACGGGCGTCTACAGCTGCCTGGACAAGAACGGCAGCCGAGTGGCGCGGTACGACGTGGACTTCCAGGACGCCACCGTGCTGCACGTAACACACAGGGACCTGGGGCAGCAGCCCCTGGAGAACGGGTCTGTGCACCTGAACAGCAAGGAGCTCATCTTCACCCTCTGGGAGCCCTGGCAGGACTGCAACCGCTGCGGGGAGCCGGGCGAGCGCAAGCGCCTGGGCTACTGCTACGTGCAGGAGCCCCTGGAGGAGCCCACGCCCTGCTGGCTCTACCTGGGGGAGGTGGACCTGTGGTCCAATCGCATGCGGCCTGAGCTGCAGGTGGAGTCCTGCCACGTCCAGTGCCAGCATAGGCCATCCATGGGGGTGGGGTACATCACCTTTGACAGCTTCCAGCTCAACGAGGAGTCCGAGTTTGTGTGGCTCTCCTGCCCCTTAGGATCCATCTACAG GCCCGTCACCTGGGAAGCCGACGACACCCTCCTGACGTGGCAGAGCCAGCTCTCGGGCGAGGCCCTCAACACCTTCCTGGACCCCTCCACGGGCGGCCGGCAGCTGCAGGTCTTCCGGGCGGCCATCTACCGGTGCTTCGTGCAGCAGGAGTTCATGGCCCAGTTCAACCCCAAGTCCAGCCCGGAGGCTCTGGAGGCCCAGAGGGACGGGAGCGGGGCGCGGCCGCAGGTGGCCCCCGAGATCCTGTGGTGGAAGGCGGGCTCCGTCCTCACCGGCCTGAAGCTGGCGCTGCTCGCGGGCACCCTGCTGGCCCTGGCGGGGCTGATGCTCAGGTTCTGCCGCCCCTCCCAGGGCGCCAAGAGAGACTGCGTCGTGCTGGTGAAATAA